One Setaria italica strain Yugu1 chromosome I, Setaria_italica_v2.0, whole genome shotgun sequence DNA window includes the following coding sequences:
- the LOC101778165 gene encoding RNA polymerase II C-terminal domain phosphatase-like 1 isoform X2, translating into MFKSMVYYGNTSIGEVEVWPKGEASAGLAVAAWAREIRVDRLSPPSERCPPLAVMHTVAVGARCLVMESRPPAATDVAPLPLVAMHAACLRDNKTAVVPLGDEELHLVAMTSRRNLANHACFWGYKLPFGLYNSCLTMLNLRCLGIVFDLDETLIVANTSRSFEDRIDALQRKQSNETDPQRRNGMLSEIKRYQDDKSILKQYIEGDQVYDDGKMYKAQPEVVPPLSDNQQPMTRPVIRLQDKNIILTRINPLIRDTSVLVRLRPAWEDLRSYLIARGRKRFEVYVCTMAERDYALEMWRLLDPDSRLINSVQLNDRMVCVKSGLKKSLLNVFHDGSCHPGMALVIDDRLKVWDEKDQSRVHVVPAFTPYYAPQAEANCSIPVLCVARNVACNVRGGFFKDFDEGLLPRISNVHYEDEINDISTAPDVGNYLIREDENVAAVNGNRDALPFDGMADAEVERRMKEASGNAQAFHPTVASFVMPVAPPQNFISSSVAPIAPPLGMMPPPFNQPVVQPGFSDPLQGSPAREEGEVPESELDPDTRRRLLILQHGQDTRDATPPLPAIPPVQVPVPPVQPHGNWFPAEDGMNPSNLNIGPAGFTVESDSLLYEKKQPPHPSFFHGGDNPMSSDRFSYQNQRFPSQLPHADDHHILQNHGPPKYRSFSGEELSGRHVPTNQRNNQLESGRHFAQYTGTPAGILEGIALKCGSKVEYRSTLCDTAELQFSIEVWIVGEKIGEGIGRTRREAQRQAAEMSLRNLANKYLSSDPNKMTDLKENGFSSNRNFFGYSGNNRDDILPVPSTSEESRFMKMEENNSRKTGGSVAALKELVEVGGQILGKGVASTWEEAKLQAADEALGTLRSMLGQLGHKRSGSPRSVAPNFNKRFKPDFPRTMQRVPYGTYSRIEGHVP; encoded by the exons ATGTTCAAGTCGATGGTTTATTACGGGAACACCTCGATcggagaggtggaggtgtggcccaAGGGCGAGGCGAGCGCCGGCCTGGCCGTGGCGGCGTGGGCGCGAGAAATCCGCGTCGACCGCCTGTCCCCGCCCAGCGAGCggtgcccgccgctcgccgtcatGCACACCGTGGCCGTCGGCGCCCGATGCCTCGTCATGGAGTccaggccgcccgccgccaccgacgtGGCGCCACTGCCGCTCGTCGCCATGCACGCCGCTTGCCTCAGGGACAACAAG ACTGCAGTTGTTCCTCTAGGAGATGAAGAATTGCATTTAGTTGCGATGACGTCCAGAAGAAACTTGGCAAATCATGCATGTTTCTGGGGCTATAAATTGCCATTTGGTTTGTACAATTCTTGCTTGACCATGTTAAATCTTCGGTGCCTGGGTATTGTGTTTGACCTGGATGAGACATTGATTGTCGCCAATACATCACGGTCTTTTGAGGACAGAATTGATGCGCTTCAAAGAAAGCAGAGTAATGAGACTGATCCACAGCGTAGAAATGGTATGTTATCAGAGATCAAGAGGTACCAGGATGATAAGTCCATCCTAAAGCAATATATAGAAGGTGATCAGGTATATGATGATGGAAAAATGTATAAAGCACAACCTGAGGTTGTTCCACCATTGTCTGATAACCAGCAACCAATGACACGTCCAGTTATAAGATTACAAGATAAAAACATTATCTTGACAAGAATAAACCCTCTG ATAAGGGATACAAGCGTTCTTGTCCGTTTAAGGCCAGCCTGGGAGGATCTTCGCAGTTATTTAATTGCGAGAGGTCGCAAGCGTTTTGAGGTCTATGTGTGTACGATGGCGGAGAGAGATTATGCTTTAGAAATGTGGCGATTGCTTGATCCAGATTCAAGATTGATTAACTCTGTTCAACTTAATGATCGAATGGTGTGTGTAAAATCTG GTTTGAAAAAGTCACTGTTAAATGTTTTCCATGATGGTTCTTGCCATCCTGGAATGGCATTAGTAATTGATGATCGTCTAAAAGTTTGGGATGAGAAAGATCAATCTAGAGTTCATGTGGTTCCTGCATTCACTCCATACTATGCTCCTCAAGCAGAG GCAAACTGCTCTATCCCAGTTCTGTGTGTCGCCAGAAATGTTGCATGCAATGTTAGGGGTGGTTTCTTCAA AGACTTTGATGAAGGCCTCTTGCCGAGGATTAGCAATGTTCATTATGAGGATGAGATAAATGATATCTCAACAGCTCCGGATGTCGGCAATTATTTGATAAGAGAG GATGAGAATGTTGCAGCAGTAAATGGAAATAGAGATGCATTGCCTTTTGATGGTATGGCAGATGCTGAGGTTGAGAGGAGAATGAAG GAAGCATCAGGCAATGCTCAAGCATTCCATCCAACAGTGGCAAGCTTTGTCATGCCAGTAGCCCCTCCCCAGAATTTTATTTCGTCTTCAGTCGCACCAATAGCCCCACCCCTTGGCATGATGCCACCTCCATTCAACCAACCAGTTGTTCAACCAGGTTTTTCAGATCCACTGCAAGGCTCTCCAGCTAGAGAAGAGGGTGAAGTTCCTGAATCTGAGTTGGATCCAGACACAAGAAGGAGGCTTCTCATATTACAGCATGGTCAAGACACAAGAGATGCTACACCTCCACTCCCAGCAATACCACCAGTGCAAGTCCCAGTTCCACCAGTGCAACCTCATGGGAACTGGTTTCCCGCAGAAGATGGTATGAATCCAAGTAATCTGAATATAGGTCCAGCAGGTTTCACTGTAGAATCTGATTCTCTGCTCTATGAGAAAAAGCAACCACCTCATCCTTCATTCTTTCATGGTGGGGACAATCCTATGTCCTCTGATAGATTTAGCTATCAGAATCAGAGGTTTCCCTCTCAG CTACCGCATGCTGATGATCACCACATACTTCAGAACCATGGACCTCCAAAATACAGATCCTTTTCTG GTGAGGAGCTATCAGGTCGGCATGTTCCCACAAACCAGAGAAACAACCAGTTAGAATCAGGAAGACACTTTGCACAATATACAGGGACCCCTGCTGGCATATTAGAGGGGATTGCACTGAAGTGTGGATCTAAG GTGGAGTACAGGTCAACATTATGTGATACTGCAGAGCTACAGTTCTCTATTGAG GTTTGGATTGTTGGGGAAAAGATAGGTGAAGGAATTGGCAGGACAAGGAGAGAAGCACAACGTCAAGCTGCAGAAATGTCTTTAAGAAACTTGGCTA ATAAATACTTGTCATCTGATCCAAATAAGATGACTGATCTGAAAGAAAATGGTTTCAGTAGCAACCGAAACTTTTTTGGATACTCTGGAAATAATAGGGATGATATTTTGCCAGTTCCAAGTACTTCCGAGGAATCTCGCTTTATGAAAATGGAGGAGAATAACTCCAGAAAAACAGGAGGTTCTGTTGCTGCTCTCAAGGAGCTT GTAGAAGTTGGTGGACAAATTCTAGGCAAAGGAGTTGCGTCAACATGGGAGGAGGCCAAACTCCAG GCTGCTGATGAGGCTCTTGGAACTTTAAGATCCATGCTAGGTCAACTTGGTCATAAACGGTCAGGTTCTCCAAG GTCGGTGGCACCAAATTttaacaagcgcttcaagcctGATTTTCCAAGGACAATGCAGAGGGTTCCTTATGGAACATATTCCAGGATAGAAGGCCATGTTCCTTGA
- the LOC101778165 gene encoding RNA polymerase II C-terminal domain phosphatase-like 1 isoform X1 translates to MFKSMVYYGNTSIGEVEVWPKGEASAGLAVAAWAREIRVDRLSPPSERCPPLAVMHTVAVGARCLVMESRPPAATDVAPLPLVAMHAACLRDNKTAVVPLGDEELHLVAMTSRRNLANHACFWGYKLPFGLYNSCLTMLNLRCLGIVFDLDETLIVANTSRSFEDRIDALQRKQSNETDPQRRNGMLSEIKRYQDDKSILKQYIEGDQVYDDGKMYKAQPEVVPPLSDNQQPMTRPVIRLQDKNIILTRINPLIRDTSVLVRLRPAWEDLRSYLIARGRKRFEVYVCTMAERDYALEMWRLLDPDSRLINSVQLNDRMVCVKSGLKKSLLNVFHDGSCHPGMALVIDDRLKVWDEKDQSRVHVVPAFTPYYAPQAEANCSIPVLCVARNVACNVRGGFFKDFDEGLLPRISNVHYEDEINDISTAPDVGNYLIREDENVAAVNGNRDALPFDGMADAEVERRMKEASGNAQAFHPTVASFVMPVAPPQNFISSSVAPIAPPLGMMPPPFNQPVVQPGFSDPLQGSPAREEGEVPESELDPDTRRRLLILQHGQDTRDATPPLPAIPPVQVPVPPVQPHGNWFPAEDGMNPSNLNIGPAGFTVESDSLLYEKKQPPHPSFFHGGDNPMSSDRFSYQNQRFPSQLPHADDHHILQNHGPPKYRSFSGEELSGRHVPTNQRNNQLESGRHFAQYTGTPAGILEGIALKCGSKVEYRSTLCDTAELQFSIEVWIVGEKIGEGIGRTRREAQRQAAEMSLRNLANKYLSSDPNKMTDLKENGFSSNRNFFGYSGNNRDDILPVPSTSEESRFMKMEENNSRKTGGSVAALKELCTAEGYNLVFQARPYAPDGSVGKESYAQVEVGGQILGKGVASTWEEAKLQAADEALGTLRSMLGQLGHKRSGSPRSVAPNFNKRFKPDFPRTMQRVPYGTYSRIEGHVP, encoded by the exons ATGTTCAAGTCGATGGTTTATTACGGGAACACCTCGATcggagaggtggaggtgtggcccaAGGGCGAGGCGAGCGCCGGCCTGGCCGTGGCGGCGTGGGCGCGAGAAATCCGCGTCGACCGCCTGTCCCCGCCCAGCGAGCggtgcccgccgctcgccgtcatGCACACCGTGGCCGTCGGCGCCCGATGCCTCGTCATGGAGTccaggccgcccgccgccaccgacgtGGCGCCACTGCCGCTCGTCGCCATGCACGCCGCTTGCCTCAGGGACAACAAG ACTGCAGTTGTTCCTCTAGGAGATGAAGAATTGCATTTAGTTGCGATGACGTCCAGAAGAAACTTGGCAAATCATGCATGTTTCTGGGGCTATAAATTGCCATTTGGTTTGTACAATTCTTGCTTGACCATGTTAAATCTTCGGTGCCTGGGTATTGTGTTTGACCTGGATGAGACATTGATTGTCGCCAATACATCACGGTCTTTTGAGGACAGAATTGATGCGCTTCAAAGAAAGCAGAGTAATGAGACTGATCCACAGCGTAGAAATGGTATGTTATCAGAGATCAAGAGGTACCAGGATGATAAGTCCATCCTAAAGCAATATATAGAAGGTGATCAGGTATATGATGATGGAAAAATGTATAAAGCACAACCTGAGGTTGTTCCACCATTGTCTGATAACCAGCAACCAATGACACGTCCAGTTATAAGATTACAAGATAAAAACATTATCTTGACAAGAATAAACCCTCTG ATAAGGGATACAAGCGTTCTTGTCCGTTTAAGGCCAGCCTGGGAGGATCTTCGCAGTTATTTAATTGCGAGAGGTCGCAAGCGTTTTGAGGTCTATGTGTGTACGATGGCGGAGAGAGATTATGCTTTAGAAATGTGGCGATTGCTTGATCCAGATTCAAGATTGATTAACTCTGTTCAACTTAATGATCGAATGGTGTGTGTAAAATCTG GTTTGAAAAAGTCACTGTTAAATGTTTTCCATGATGGTTCTTGCCATCCTGGAATGGCATTAGTAATTGATGATCGTCTAAAAGTTTGGGATGAGAAAGATCAATCTAGAGTTCATGTGGTTCCTGCATTCACTCCATACTATGCTCCTCAAGCAGAG GCAAACTGCTCTATCCCAGTTCTGTGTGTCGCCAGAAATGTTGCATGCAATGTTAGGGGTGGTTTCTTCAA AGACTTTGATGAAGGCCTCTTGCCGAGGATTAGCAATGTTCATTATGAGGATGAGATAAATGATATCTCAACAGCTCCGGATGTCGGCAATTATTTGATAAGAGAG GATGAGAATGTTGCAGCAGTAAATGGAAATAGAGATGCATTGCCTTTTGATGGTATGGCAGATGCTGAGGTTGAGAGGAGAATGAAG GAAGCATCAGGCAATGCTCAAGCATTCCATCCAACAGTGGCAAGCTTTGTCATGCCAGTAGCCCCTCCCCAGAATTTTATTTCGTCTTCAGTCGCACCAATAGCCCCACCCCTTGGCATGATGCCACCTCCATTCAACCAACCAGTTGTTCAACCAGGTTTTTCAGATCCACTGCAAGGCTCTCCAGCTAGAGAAGAGGGTGAAGTTCCTGAATCTGAGTTGGATCCAGACACAAGAAGGAGGCTTCTCATATTACAGCATGGTCAAGACACAAGAGATGCTACACCTCCACTCCCAGCAATACCACCAGTGCAAGTCCCAGTTCCACCAGTGCAACCTCATGGGAACTGGTTTCCCGCAGAAGATGGTATGAATCCAAGTAATCTGAATATAGGTCCAGCAGGTTTCACTGTAGAATCTGATTCTCTGCTCTATGAGAAAAAGCAACCACCTCATCCTTCATTCTTTCATGGTGGGGACAATCCTATGTCCTCTGATAGATTTAGCTATCAGAATCAGAGGTTTCCCTCTCAG CTACCGCATGCTGATGATCACCACATACTTCAGAACCATGGACCTCCAAAATACAGATCCTTTTCTG GTGAGGAGCTATCAGGTCGGCATGTTCCCACAAACCAGAGAAACAACCAGTTAGAATCAGGAAGACACTTTGCACAATATACAGGGACCCCTGCTGGCATATTAGAGGGGATTGCACTGAAGTGTGGATCTAAG GTGGAGTACAGGTCAACATTATGTGATACTGCAGAGCTACAGTTCTCTATTGAG GTTTGGATTGTTGGGGAAAAGATAGGTGAAGGAATTGGCAGGACAAGGAGAGAAGCACAACGTCAAGCTGCAGAAATGTCTTTAAGAAACTTGGCTA ATAAATACTTGTCATCTGATCCAAATAAGATGACTGATCTGAAAGAAAATGGTTTCAGTAGCAACCGAAACTTTTTTGGATACTCTGGAAATAATAGGGATGATATTTTGCCAGTTCCAAGTACTTCCGAGGAATCTCGCTTTATGAAAATGGAGGAGAATAACTCCAGAAAAACAGGAGGTTCTGTTGCTGCTCTCAAGGAGCTT TGCACGGCTGAGGGATATAACTTAGTTTTTCAAGCTCGTCCATATGCTCCAGATGGCTCAGTTGGGAAAGAATCTTATGCTCAGGTAGAAGTTGGTGGACAAATTCTAGGCAAAGGAGTTGCGTCAACATGGGAGGAGGCCAAACTCCAG GCTGCTGATGAGGCTCTTGGAACTTTAAGATCCATGCTAGGTCAACTTGGTCATAAACGGTCAGGTTCTCCAAG GTCGGTGGCACCAAATTttaacaagcgcttcaagcctGATTTTCCAAGGACAATGCAGAGGGTTCCTTATGGAACATATTCCAGGATAGAAGGCCATGTTCCTTGA